Proteins from a single region of Ogataea parapolymorpha DL-1 chromosome IV, whole genome shotgun sequence:
- a CDS encoding GPI inositol deacylase of the ER that negatively regulates COPII vesicle formation, translating into MPPTLVTPRYVLLILTLCGLSLLSLIAFSFLEQLDGPDSAKCRSVYMSPAYARVHGFDESHTRFASKYSLYLYREQGRDTLPNNDGQSLRLTGTPVLFIPGNAGSYKQVRSLASQSANSYYTELEKFKELNPHVNSLDFFAADFNEDFTAFHGRTMLDQAEYLNDAIGFILSLYRHNPTPARSVILVGHSMGGIVARVMLSLPNYVEDSVNTIITLAAPHAAAPATFDAELLHVFAATDDFWRHGFVSLDSDDSGFSKIARRRLENVSLVSITGGLLDNMLPADYTSLTGLVPETNGFTIATTGIPGVWTPIDHLAIVWCDQLRKVIASSLLQLVDKTSVSQTYPLQKRMEILRKNLFTGFEADATQDFDSYKAGAGKLDLPYKLKIDTKQFKDTSRQRNLQLPNSKLKRDLLSSPDMHLFYIPKDGLKFKFNFLSSLKPVDISRLGEGLASPSILLCRTLNPDGRSFKEEFDYTTGTTSKAVQLECIDIHRDAHEIPRSYNDSISSSESSLGGEKRPFYSIQLDSRVLSMFDAVVIAESPVPVESPEFVLADLELTQSTDLVLGDYSLWTLLSRGYDITLPAHRPLSISIKIPSAWSSLLAYNFDIRYQQSQMERFSPMISQRIRDETKWHINLHQDKSITALIQGISPYCPFTRDDTSSLELQLFSDSLASDQIMDIYLTVNWFKSLKLLVLKYRLSIFSFPVFITTLVFFLQFRKYIKEDVFPSFGEGLLMLCDPHMLFPLALVLSVLSSFASHRFFQKLLSYIDPVDFGNKTLMHEIAKSDVFVNLYFLGLEEKALWFFGPVVLVISLSLVCAFYNLLQVLLWTIVMVMRKLHFPCLLKPGMSGNYNKRRALGTALILTLVPLYIPYQFPYVVSCLVQCTVVIRAFVTSSGQKHVSVENFRNFNFSLLILMLWILPVNIPVLIVWIHNFSLRWATPFSSHHNFLAIISIVFLVQNNVAGNIIPRPTSAVTIFVTKFVIIYFSLCSLIYGTRHLFWLHYLFNFLCAWLLCLLLEDVWKKQVKNVTMFKKEDTPSKLN; encoded by the coding sequence ATGCCCCCCACACTAGTGACTCCCAGATACGTGCTTCTGATCCTCACACTTTGTGGCCTTTCCCTTCTCTCGCTCATTGCATTCAGCTTTTTAGAGCAACTAGACGGCCCGGACTCGGCCAAATGTCGCAGCGTCTACATGTCGCCGGCCTACGCCCGAGTCCATGGCTTTGATGAGTCTCATACACGGTTTGCCTCCAAATACTCCCTATATCTCTATCGAGAACAAGGCAGAGACACTCTTCCTAACAATGACGGTCAGAGCCTGAGATTGACTGGCACTCCCGTGCTCTTTATTCCCGGAAATGCGGGTAGCTACAAGCAAGTGCGGTCTTTGGCTTCCCAATCAGCCAACTCATATTACACAGAGCTcgagaagttcaaagagcttAATCCCCATGTGAACAGCCTCGATTTTTTCGCCGCAGATTTCAATGAGGATTTCACAGCATTTCACGGTAGGACCATGCTGGACCAGGCTGAGTACCTCAACGACGCAATAGGGTTTATTTTAAGCCTCTATCGACATAACCCGACTCCGGCGCGGTCTGTGATACTAGTCGGGCACTCAATGGGAGGGATTGTGGCCAGAGTGATGCTAAGTCTCCCTAATTATGTGGAAGACTCCGTCAACACGATAATCACATTAGCCGCCCCCCATGCGGCGGCTCCCGCGACCTTCGATGCAGAGTTGTTGCACGTCTTTGCGGCCACAGACGATTTCTGGCGTCATGGCTTTGTCAGTCTGGACTCGGACGACTCAGGATTCAGCAAGATTGCACGAAGGAGACTGGAGAACGTGTCACTTGTGTCCATAACAGGTGGGCTTCTTGACAACATGCTTCCTGCAGATTACACTTCGTTGACGGGACTAGTGCCCGAGACCAATGGGTTTACGATTGCTACCACCGGTATCCCTGGAGTTTGGACTCCAATCGATCACCTCGCTATTGTGTGGTGCGACCAGCTTCGCAAGGTTATAGCTAGTTCTCTACTGCAGTTGGTTGACAAAACATCCGTATCGCAGACGTACCCGCTCCAAAAGAGGATGGAGATTCTGCGCAAAAACCTTTTCACAGGCTTTGAAGCTGATGCTACCCAGGATTTTGACTCGTACAAAGCCGGCGCAGGTAAATTGGATTTGCCATATaagctcaagatcgacacGAAGCAGTTCAAGGACACTTCCAGACAGCGCAATTTGCAACTTCCTAACTCCAAGCTGAAAAGGGACTTGCTCTCATCTCCAGACATGCACTTGTTTTATATTCCGAAAGATGGGCTCAAATTTAAATTCAATTTTCTGAGTTCGCTGAAGCCTGTGGATATATCTCGTTTAGGCGAAGGCCTTGCATCGCCATCTATACTGCTGTGCAGAACTTTGAATCCCGATGGACGGTCTTTCAAAGAAGAGTTTGATTACACCACCGGTACAACAAGTAAGGCAGTTCAATTAGAATGCATAGATATTCATAGAGACGCTCACGAGATCCCAAGGTCCTATAACGACTCCATATCTTCTAGTGAGTCGTCGCTGGGCGGAGAAAAACGGCCGTTTTATTCGATTCAGCTAGACTCCCGAGTGCTCTCGATGTTTGATGCTGTGGTCATTGCTGAATCGCCAGTGCCAGTGGAAAGTCCAGAATTTGTTCTTGCAGACCTGGAGCTCACTCAGTCCACAGATCTTGTCTTGGGAGACTACAGCTTATGGACGCTATTGAGTAGAGGATACGATATCACTTTGCCTGCTCACAGGCCTTTGTCAATTAGCATCAAGATCCCTTCTGCCTGGTCCAGTCTACTTGCATACAACTTTGATATACGTTATCAGCAGTCGCAGATGGAAAGATTCTCGCCCATGATCAGCCAGAGAATCAGAGACGAAACTAAATGGCATATCAATTTGCATCAGGATAAATCGATAACTGCATTAATTCAGGGAATTTCTCCATACTGCCCTTTCACTAGAGATGATACGTCGTCGTTGGAATTGCAACTTTTCAGTGATTCCTTGGCTTCTGACCAGATTATGGACATCTATTTGACCGTGAACTGGTTCAAGTCGCTAAAATTATTGGTCCTCAAATACAGGCTTTCAATTTTTAGTTTCCCGGTTTTTATCACGACGTTAGTCTTTTTCCTGCAATTCAGAAAGTACATCAAAGAAGACGTTTTCCCTTCTTTCGGGGAAGGGTTGCTGATGCTCTGTGATCCACATATGCTCTTCCCATTGGCTTTAGTACTGAGTGTTTTGTCTTCGTTTGCCTCGCACAGGTTTTTTCAGAAGCTTTTGAGTTACATCGACCCCGTGGACTTTGGAAACAAAACGCTCATGCATGAAATAGCAAAATCGGACGTTTTTGTTAACCTCTACTTTTTGGGTCTCGAAGAAAAAGCACTCTGGTTTTTTGGGCCTGTGGTATTGGTGATTTCGTTGTCGTTGGTATGCGCATTTTATAACCTTCTTCAAGTTTTGCTTTGGACGATTGTTATGGTTATGCGCAAATTGCATTTCCCCTGTCTTTTGAAACCCGGCATGTCTGGCAATTACAATAAACGTCGTGCATTGGGTACTGCATTGATTTTAACTCTTGTGCCCCTATACATTCCTTACCAATTTCCCTATGTCGTTAGCTGTTTGGTACAATGCACGGTCGTGATACGTGCGTTCGTGACCAGCTCGGGCCAGAAACACGTCTCTGTGGAGAATTTCCGCAACTTCAATTTTTCGCTGCTCATTTTAATGCTGTGGATTTTACCGGTGAATATTCCAGTGCTAATTGTCTGGATCCACAACTTCTCGCTACGTTGGGCCACACCATTTTCTTCGCATCATAATTTCCTAGCCATTATTTCTATCGTGTTCCTTGTGCAGAACAACGTCGCTGGCAACATCATTCCTAGGCCAACTTCTGCGGTCACCATCTTTGTTACCAAGTTTGTGATCATATACTTTTCGTTATGTTCACTCATTTACGGCACACGCCACCTATTTTGGTTGCATTATCTGTTCAACTTCTTGTGCGCTTGGCTGCTCTGCTTGCTTTTGGAGGACGTTTGGAAAAAACAGGTGAAAAACGTCACcatgttcaagaaggaaGACACACCCTCAAAACTAAACTAG
- a CDS encoding Protein AXL2, whose product MLRLGFLCLASLVGATPYSGFPFSQQLPDVARVGEEYAFTINKDTYRSDEGAVSYSADNMPDWLSFDESSLTFSGIPSSSDATDSLSFDLIGTDSTGTFNQSVSIVVSKEAGPELKTSIFSQLQSMGNTNGYDGLIIEPQKGFEVRFSNDTFQMSSGSSNNIVAYYGKSLNRTSLPSWCYFDEDTLTFSGTAPAINSEIAPSQEFGFILIATDYEGYTGTYGTFYLLVGAHELTTNVSGTLQINATAGQSFSVEVPLQDVQLDGQSISSQNISSVKLYEAPSWVQLDSNNRLTGDVPEDQDSNQLVNVTVTDVYGNQVFLDFEIDVYSNIFTVDDLPDVNATRGDFFVYSLPSSAFSNLNDTDIKASFSNATWLTYYYTNHSFTGLVPDTFSKLEVTIEATMNSLDDSRKFTIRGVGTVHSSSSSQSSTSTSSSSSSSGSHSGTSASSAIASPSATSGSGSKEKSPNKKNLAIGLGVALPLAALLGALLIFFCCWRRRKSTNDEEDDNEKKKSAFYINPQGTAETLKNDTEGDNAKRLSALNVLKLDESGVRDDSSSLTNVESNHSRSHSLYNEAMNHQSTDELISGRSQKITKSWRNGASKWKPRDSLTSLATVATTDLLTVRVADDPNMQRKSQSIFMNRNSSYVSSGSGNYVNYDQSSSSEYVDATDRPRDLTTLDEEFGREFSDSTLSKTSAKFVDVQRKGSEAVNIPRDERSFEGVIENTSNSSML is encoded by the coding sequence ATGTTACGTCTGGGATTTTTGTGTTTAGCGTCGCTGGTGGGAGCTACGCCCTACTCGGGGTTCCCGTTCTCCCAACAGCTACCAGATGTCGCCAGAGTGGGCGAAGAATACGCTTTTACCATCAACAAAGACACCTACAGAAGCGATGAAGGGGCCGTTTCGTACTCGGCAGATAATATGCCTGACTGGCTTAGTTTCGACGAGTCTTCTCTCACTTTCTCTGGTATTCCGTCCTCATCTGATGCGACCGACTCGCTCTCATTTGATCTAATAGGGACAGACAGCACTGGTACCTTTAACCAGTCTGTGTCCATCGTTGTTTCGAAAGAGGCCGGCCCCGAACTCAAAACGTCTATTTTTTCGCAATTACAATCTATGGGAAACACCAATGGCTATGACGGTCTTATCATCGAACCCCAGAAAGGTTTTGAGGTGCGGTTCTCGAACGACACCTTCCAGATGAGCTCTGGCTCAAGTAACAACATTGTCGCCTACTACGGCAAATCTCTTAACAGAACTTCGCTTCCAAGTTGGTGTTACTTCGATGAGGACACCCTTAcgttttctggaactgctCCAGCTATCAACTCTGAGATCGCTCCTTCCCAGGAATTCGGCTTTATTTTGATCGCAACCGATTACGAGGGATACACTGGAACATATGGCACGTTCTATCTCCTTGTGGGTGCTCACGAGCTTACAACAAACGTGTCCGGTACTCTGCAGATCAATGCAACAGCCGGACAGTCGTTCAGCGTGGAAGTGCCGCTGCAGGATGTTCAGCTCGATGGTCAAAGCATCTCGTCACAAAACATCTCCAGCGTGAAACTTTATGAAGCTCCGTCGTGGGTCCAGCTAGACTCGAACAACCGACTCACAGGTGACGTGCCCGAAGACCAGGACAGCAACCAACTGGTCAATGTGACGGTTACAGACGTGTACGGCAACCAGGTCTTCTTAGACTTCGAAATCGACGTGTACTCGAACATTTTCACTGTGGACGATCTCCCGGACGTGAATGCGACACGCGGAGACTTTTTCGTGTACTCGTTGCCTTCGTCGGCCTTCTCAAACCTCAACGACACGGACATTAAGGCTAGTTTCTCGAACGCTACCTGGCTGACCTACTACTACACCAACCACTCGTTTACCGGTCTTGTCCCCGACACCTTCAGCAAGCTAGAGGTGACTATTGAAGCTACCATGAACAGTCTTGATGACTCCAGAAAGTTCACCATCAGAGGGGTCGGCACGGTGCATTCGAGTAGCAGCTCGCAGAGCAGCACCTccacgtccagctcctcatcGAGCAGCGGATCGCATAGCGGCACGTCTGCATCCTCGGCCATCGCGTCTCCATCTGCCACTTCaggctctggctccaaGGAGAAATCACCCAACAAGAAAAACCTGGCCATTGGATTGGGTGTGGCCCTTCCGCTCGCAGCTCTCTTGGGCGCGCTgctgatcttcttttgctgctggcggAGACGCAAGTCTACTaatgacgaagaagacgacaacgagaagaagaagagtgCGTTCTATATCAACCCTCAAGGAACCGCAGAGACGCTTAAAAACGACACCGAGGGCGATAACGCCAAACGTCTTTCGGCCCTCAAcgttctcaaactggaCGAGTCTGGCGTGCGCGATGACTCGTCCTCGCTAACCAACGTCGAAAGCAACCACTCGCGTTCCCATTCCCTATACAACGAGGCCATGAATCACCAGAGCACCGACGAGCTTATTTCTGGCCGCTCGCAGAAAATCACCAAGTCGTGGCGCAACGGCGCCTCGAAATGGAAACCTCGAGACTCTCTTACGTCGCTAGCTACAGTGGCCACGACTGACCTGCTGACTGTCAGAGTTGCCGACGATCCCAACATGCAGCGCAAGTCGCAGAGCATTTTCATGAACAGAAACTCGTCATACGTCTCCTCAGGTTCGGGGAACTATGTGAATTATGACCAATCCTCGTCGAGCGAGTACGTGGACGCGACCGATCGCCCGCGAGACTTGACGACTCTGGATGAAGAATTCGGTCGTGAGTTTTCTGACTCAACGCTCAGCAAAACCAGCGCAAAGTTCGTGGACGTTCAACGTAAGGGGTCGGAAGCCGTCAATATTCCAAGAGATGAGCGGTCGTTCGAGGGAGTGATCGAAAACACTTCCAACAGCTCGATGCTATGA
- a CDS encoding C-5 sterol desaturase, which yields MDIVLEICDTFVFDKVFATLLPSSLARYMPQKPKAIDNLAEFINNGTQAAIAYSEAANLPQIFSFNKEIYGVNNKYHFFDESPYAHLSLLGRSNIIRQSISLFFIMTIFGWLLYFSVAALSYHFVYDKTNFNHPRYLKNQMSLEIKQATSAIPVMVILTIPWFLLELHGHSKLYYDVNESTGGWWALVYQIPTFIMFTDCGIYFIHRWLHWPSVYKVLHKPHHKWIVCTPFASHAFHPVDGYAQSLPYHWYPFLFPLHKISYLLLFTFVNFWTVMIHDGEYMSDDPVVNGAACHTIHHMYFNYNYGQFTTLWDRLGGSYRKPDKELFSKQTKKDKKYWAKQTQNTDKIRSELEGDKDDREYGTEEAILKKRTGLTK from the coding sequence ATGGATATTGTGCTAGAGATTTGCGACACCTTCGTGTTCGACAAGGTGTTCGCCACTTTGCTGCCAAGCTCTTTGGCACGCTACATGCCGCAGAAACCCAAGGCTATTGACAACCTGGCTGAATTTATCAACAACGGCACGCAGGCCGCTATTGCCTACTCCGAGGCCGCAAACTTGCCACAGatcttcagcttcaacaaggagattTATGGCGTCAACAACAAGTACCACTTCTTTGACGAGAGCCCTTATGCGCACTTGTCTCTGTTGGGAAGATCCAACATCATCAGGCAGTCGATTTCCTTGTTTTTCATCATGACCATTTTTGGTTGGCTGCTCTATTTCAGCGTCGCCGCCTTGTCGTACCACTTTGTGTACGACAAGACCAACTTCAACCACCCAAGATATTTGAAGAACCAGATGTCTTTGGAGATCAAACAGGCCACTAGTGCCATCCCGGTCATGGTGATCCTCACGATTCCTTGGTTTTTGCTCGAGCTACACGGCCACTCAAAACTATATTATGACGTTAACGAGTCCACCGGTGGATGGTGGGCCCTGGTGTACCAGATTCCAACCTTCATCATGTTTACCGACTGCGGTATCTATTTCATCCATAGATGGTTGCACTGGCCGTCTGTGTACAAAGTGCTGCACAAGCCTCACCACAAGTGGATTGTTTGCACGCCCTTCGCATCCCACGCCTTCCATCCGGTCGATGGCTATGCGCAGTCGCTGCCATACCACTGGTATCCGTTTTTGTTCCCTCTACACAAGATTTCATACCTTTTGCTGTTTACGTTTGTGAATTTCTGGACCGTCATGATCCACGACGGCGAATACATGTCAGACGATCCTGTTGTGAACGGAGCTGCGTGCCACACCATCCATCACATGTACTTCAACTACAACTACGGCCAGTTCACCACTCTTTGGGACCGGCTGGGTGGTTCTTACAGGAAGCCAGACAAAGAGCTGTTCAGCAAACAGACCaaaaaagataaaaaatACTGGGCCAAGCAGACTCAGAACACGGACAAGATCCGGTCCGAGCTGGAGGGTGACAAGGACGACAGAGAGTACGGTACAGAGGAGGCCATTCTCAAGAAGAGAACAGGATTAACGAAATGA
- a CDS encoding putative amidase, with the protein MTADYKTVIRQKHASNLDKIPADWRLRYIPSPEEQQEVEPYIEPFLSSKELWITNVSALELLKNIKSGQLSALEVCEAFCHRSALVHQLTDCLIEIFYDRALQRARELDAYFQETGKLVGPLHGIPISLKDQFNLKGITTSLGYVAPHISKELECIVSQKNPDEESLLARILYDAGAIFYVKTTVPMAMFGSETSSNLGITKNPFDRRKCPGGSSGGEAALLAGKGSVIGMGTDIGGSIRGPSAQCGLFGLRPCSNRFPYLGTSNSYPNQSIVPSVAGPMCRYLEDMEYVSKVVFDAQPWFQDARVPPIPWRSVELDSINVGFMHWDKIVMPHPPILRALEHAEKSLQEYGIDCLDVEPPLNHAEMATFLTDIYTCDDFAEIKRFAALGGEPLPELLVRMFQLKGQVSDLNDIFKKVGQKYQYQQTYDKFWNDTAQHTKNGKPVDCIIMPGWACTSWKIGENYKIANIYTRFLNVLDYSVITLPVSHVRDSDEPFERTDFAGDMDKLCWEYYDKEFYRGMPIVLQLVCRRYEEEKCIALAKKLLPIIRD; encoded by the coding sequence ATGACGGCAGACTACAAAACTGTCATCAGACAGAAGCATGCATCCAATCTAGACAAGATCCCAGCTGACTGGCGGCTCAGGTACATTCCTTCCCCTGAGGAACAGCAAGAGGTGGAGCCATACATAGAGCCGTTCCTATCTTCCAAGGAGCTATGGATTACCAATGTCTCtgctcttgagctcctAAAAAACATCAAGTCGGGGCAGCTCTCGGCCTTGGAGGTCTGCGAGGCATTCTGCCACCGCTCTGCCcttgttcaccagctcACTGATTGTCTGATTGAGATTTTCTACGACAGAGCCCTGCAACGTGCAAGGGAGCTGGATGCATACTTCCAGGAAACGGGCAAGCTCGTGGGCCCTCTGCATGGAATCCCCATTTCCTTGAAAGACCAGTTTAATCTTAAAGGGATCACCACCTCCTTGGGATATGTGGCTCCGCATATATCTAAGGAGTTAGAGTGCATTGTCTCGCAGAAAAACCCAGACGAGGAGTCGCTTCTTGCCCGCATTCTGTATGATGCGGGTGCCATTTTTTATGTTAAAACGACCGTTCCGATGGCAATGTTTGGCAGCGAAACATCGTCCAACCTGGGAATCACCAAGAACCCGTTTGACAGACGCAAGTGTCCTGGTGGCTCCAGCGGAGGAGAAGCAGCTTTGTTGGCTGGTAAAGGTTCAGTGATTGGCATGGGAACTGACATTGGAGGATCCATTCGTGGTCCCTCTGCGCAGTGCGGCCTCTTTGGACTAAGACCTTGCTCGAACCGGTTCCCGTATCTGGGAACTTCCAATTCGTATCCAAACCAGTCTATTGTCCCTTCTGTGGCAGGACCAATGTGTCGGTACTTGGAGGACATGGAATATGTTTCTAAAGTGGTGTTTGATGCTCAGCCATGGTTCCAGGATGCGAGAGTGCCTCCGATTCCATGGAGAAGTGTCGAGCTTGATTCCATAAATGTTGGCTTCATGCACTGGGACAAGATCGTCATGCCACATCCACCAATTCTGCGTGCTTTGGAACACGCCGAGAAATCATTGCAAGAGTACGGTATTGACTGTCTTGACGTTGAGCCTCCGCTTAACCACGCCGAGATGGCTACCTTTTTGACCGACATCTATACCTGCGATGATTTTGCAGAGATCAAGAGATTTGCTGCTCTTGGGGGCGAGCCGTTGCCGGAACTGCTCGTCAGGATGTTTCAGCTGAAAGGCCAGGTTTCTGACCTGAAtgacattttcaaaaaagtCGGTCAAAAATATCAGTACCAGCAAACGTACGACAAATTTTGGAACGACACCGCCCAGCACACCAAAAACGGCAAACCGGTGGATTGCATTATTATGCCGGGCTGGGCCTGCACCTCCTGGAAGATCGGCGAAAACTACAAGATTGCCAACATCTACACCAGATTCCTCAATGTCTTGGACTACTCTGTAATCACGCTTCCTGTTTCTCACGTGAGAGACTCAGACGAGCCGTTCGAGAGAACCGATTTTGCAGGGGATATGGACAAACTGTGCTGGGAGTATTACGACAAGGAGTTCTACCGCGGCATGCCAATCGTGCTGCAGCTCGTTTGTCGCAGatacgaggaggagaaatGCATTGCACTGGCAAAAAAATTACTGCCAATAATTAGAGATTGA
- a CDS encoding DASH complex subunit ASK1 — translation MSRRSFYFSSSSSTRSQELEQLSKIEQEITLTLQEIDKNLSVSNSIINESVIPRLAKFRHSSSKIWSNVEFWKTFFENSANVEITTEEVNKTALQQEQEPATEPTLAATNNSQFNEINQRYKEHIDNEANETSTTATDTVSLWKEGARKRLASSTPNRKPGFDHDSSSLMPAVQLRSDDVEREQAGKQSHVPDELTTSNIFDASTVQLPETQWKLTKSPKKKTSSPVRKKQKSIATQYDSSPIEEPPVLKSAVYLSPVRKGSRSPQKENDDEQRFPKSPKYGAGGRLLRNTRGTEIALNFARSELASTTADFSYQTAPLPGVSGATNDYGLSSSILNQESTTMDEAPQLQSQLPEKTPEIASSPVKDPENPFIE, via the coding sequence ATGTCTCGGAGATCGTTTTAtttctcgtcctcttcgtccACGCGGTCACAAGAGTTGGAGCAGCTCAGCAagatcgagcaggagaTTACGCTGACATTGCAAGAAATTGACAAAAATCTAAGCGTTTCGAATAGCATCATCAACGAGAGCGTGATACCGCGATTAGCAAAGTTTCGCCACAGCAGTAGCAAGATCTGGAGTAACGTGGAGTTCTGGAAGACCTTTTTTGAGAATAGCGCGAATGTGGAAATCACCACGGAGGAGGTCAACAAGACTGCCTTGCAACAGGAACAAGAGCCTGCGACCGAGCCGACTCTCGCGGCGACAAATAACTCCCAattcaacgagatcaatCAGCGATACAAAGAGCACATTGACAATGAGGCAAACGAGACGTCAACGACGGCCACAGACACGGTTTCTCTGTGGAAAGAAGGTGCTCGCAAGCGGTTAGCAAGCTCCACGCCGAATAGAAAACCAGGATTCGACCACGactcgagcagcttgatgcCTGCTGTGCAACTGCGGTCCGACGACGTGGAGCGCGAGCAGGCAGGAAAACAATCGCATGTGCCTGACGAGCTGACTACCAGTAATATTTTTGACGCCTCGACGGTGCAGCTACCGGAAACACAATGGAAACTAACCAAGAGCccgaaaaaaaagacttCGAGCCCTGTGCGGAAAAAGCAAAAATCAATAGCTACACAGTACGATTCGTCGCCTATCGAGGAGCCACCAGTGCTCAAATCTGCTGTCTACTTATCGCCAGTGCGAAAAGGCTCACGGAGCCCgcagaaggagaacgacgacgagcaaCGGTTCCCCAAGTCTCCAAAGTACGGAGCAGGGGGTAGACTGCTGCGCAACACAAGGGGTACAGAGATCGCTCTCAATTTTGCCCGGTCGGAGCTGGCCTCGACGACGGCAGACTTTTCGTACCAGACAGCACCGCTGCCCGGCGTTTCTGGTGCTACCAACGACTATGGACTTAGTTCGTCGATATTGAACCAGGAATCCACGACGATGGACGAAGCACCGCAACTTCAGTCGCAGCTGCCCGAGAAAACACCCGAGATCGCATCGTCTCCGGTCAAAGATCCCGAGAACCCTTTTATTGAGTAG
- a CDS encoding Mitochondrial distribution and morphology protein 35: MGNLMSTSFAPECTDLKQKYDACFNYWYTEKFLKGKSVYNECEDLWADYKECIDIHLQKQGIKPMLDEARKEAPFENGGIPVDKSNEK, from the coding sequence ATGGGTAATCTGATGTCAACTTCGTTTGCTCCAGAGTGTACGGACCTGAAGCAGAAATACGACGCGTGTTTCAACTACTGGTATACAGAAAAGTTCCTCAAGGGCAAGAGTGTTTACAACGAATGCGAGGACCTTTGGGCCGACTACAAAGAATGCATAGATATCCACCTTCAGAAACAGGGAATCAAACCgatgctggacgaggcacGCAAAGAGGCACCTTTTGAGAACGGTGGAATTCCCGTCGATAAATCCAACGAAAAATAA
- a CDS encoding CCR4-NOT complex associated factor Caf16p, producing the protein MVGPNGAGKSTLLRVLAGQKLIKQGRLLLNGRDPFKLASAGNSGVITYLGTEWASNDITKRDIPVTVLIDSVGGTNYKERRDLLINMLDIDITWRMNQCSDGERRRVQLCMGLLKPWDLLLLDEVTVDLDVLVRSRLLTFLRQETEQRNATIVYATHIFDGLGDWSSEIIHFRGGCIVAKHSIDRVKYKDSEDTVLETELAVEVPKSRSIYPLALSWLEQDLHLRGERTEDKTRPKYEDLSQLANEQYYDDKERVTSYFKTTRKI; encoded by the coding sequence CTGGTCGGGCCAAATGGGGCCGGAAAGTCGACTCTGCTTCGTGTCCTAGCAGGCCAAAAACTCATCAAGCAGGGCAGGTTATTACTCAATGGTAGAGACCCGTTCAAATTGGCATCTGCAGGCAATTCAGGCGTCATCACGTACCTGGGCACTGAATGGGCATCTAACGATATTACGAAGCGAGATATTCCGGTCACAGTGCTCATCGACTCTGTTGGAGGAACCAACTACAAAGAGCGTAGAGATCTGTTAATAAATATGCTGGACATTGACATCACCTGGAGAATGAACCAATGCTCGGATGGAGAGCGTCGCAGAGTTCAGCTGTGTATGGGACTGCTGAAGCCGTGggatctgctgctcctAGATGAGGTCACCGTGGACCTGGACGTTTTGGTGCGGTCGCGGTTGCTGACATTTCTGCGCCAGGAAACAGAGCAACGAAATGCCACCATCGTGTACGCCACACATATTTTCGACGGTTTGGGCGACTGGTCGAGCGAAATCATTCATTTCCGTGGCGGGTGCATTGTCGCCAAGCATTCGATAGACAGAGTGAAATACAAGGACAGCGAAGACACAGTGCTGGAGACGGAGCTTGCCGTGGAGGTGCCAAAGTCAAGATCAATATATCCTCTGGCACTTAGCTGGCTCGAGCAGGACCTTCATCTACGTGGCGAGCGCACAGAGGATAAAACCCGACCAAAGTACGAGGATTTATCACAGCTGGCAAATGAACAGTACTACGACGATAAGGAGAGAGTCACTAGTTACTTCAAGACTACAAGGAAGATTTAG